A genomic stretch from Candidatus Neomarinimicrobiota bacterium includes:
- a CDS encoding GAF domain-containing protein, translated as MELSISQLKGLMNIFTELEPEEILRKSVEQISRMLNAKGCTIFLYNEGTDCIELAETTSQQVHDAGTVRYSRGEGLTGWVFKFQRPLLIQDFDRKSVDDLKKEHGKEINWINKFSDGDRRIAKSYLAVPIVSKSGRFYGVIRASSNEYNFDETHQDLLIHIAGYISIALENSYHYLQERKKADYFKLLMEFGTRLHTHYNQTDLLNFVAEAATRTFSAETSEIYLLKEKTGDVLVLRAGHGIPKDLINKAEHKIGEGLTGTLVEENRIIRLNNVLTFPRYKGKYRSQMKRNLKHGDRLAFLGSPIAMKSDVIGCIKLYNKIAKYPGDETIFSEDDEKYIAVLADMLAVAIENLQYLESMKTSAIQMFKTQRLTALGTMAIRLPNEVINPLTTAQLNVLNLKRMIERKKALEPEDFLKRLGVIEEKLTEVAGGIKVLQEFSTKAGFLKVRKTWSDIIDESLLFLSDEIIRKKITVYRDRQAERAIPKVIVEPNEMMEVVINLLLIAISQLQHYNGFIRIEVTYDDDSHMIKTHIISEDNVSMQAFGSAISMLPDGSEVVTPQQFMFTVAKEIVHNNYQGIINLKPEKNGVSITICIPAGGENV; from the coding sequence ATGGAATTGTCTATTTCCCAGTTGAAAGGACTGATGAATATTTTTACGGAACTTGAACCGGAAGAGATTCTCCGGAAAAGTGTGGAACAAATTTCACGGATGCTGAATGCCAAAGGATGTACGATTTTTCTGTATAATGAAGGGACCGATTGTATTGAATTGGCAGAAACCACAAGCCAGCAAGTTCACGATGCAGGAACAGTCCGGTATAGCCGGGGTGAAGGACTCACGGGATGGGTTTTTAAATTTCAGAGACCGCTTTTGATTCAGGATTTTGACCGGAAATCTGTAGATGATTTGAAAAAAGAACATGGTAAAGAGATAAACTGGATCAATAAATTTTCTGATGGTGACCGCCGTATTGCCAAATCGTACCTGGCCGTGCCCATTGTGTCCAAAAGCGGCCGTTTTTATGGTGTGATCCGGGCATCCAGCAATGAGTATAACTTTGACGAAACCCATCAGGACCTTTTGATTCACATTGCAGGATATATCAGTATTGCCCTGGAAAACAGTTATCATTACTTGCAGGAACGGAAAAAAGCCGATTATTTTAAGCTGCTGATGGAATTCGGAACACGTTTGCATACCCACTATAATCAGACGGATCTCCTGAATTTTGTGGCTGAAGCCGCTACACGAACCTTTTCGGCCGAAACCAGTGAAATCTATCTTTTAAAGGAAAAAACCGGGGATGTCCTCGTTTTAAGAGCAGGTCACGGAATACCGAAAGATCTGATCAACAAAGCAGAACACAAAATCGGCGAAGGGTTAACGGGGACACTGGTGGAGGAAAACCGTATAATCCGCCTGAACAATGTCCTTACATTTCCCAGGTACAAAGGAAAATACCGTTCACAGATGAAGCGAAACCTGAAACATGGTGACCGCCTGGCGTTTCTGGGGAGTCCCATTGCCATGAAAAGTGATGTCATCGGATGTATTAAACTCTATAATAAAATTGCCAAATATCCCGGTGATGAAACCATTTTCTCGGAAGATGATGAAAAGTATATTGCCGTCCTTGCAGATATGCTGGCGGTTGCCATCGAAAACCTGCAGTACCTGGAAAGCATGAAAACATCTGCCATTCAAATGTTTAAAACACAGCGGCTTACGGCCCTTGGAACCATGGCAATTCGCCTGCCCAATGAGGTTATCAATCCACTGACGACAGCCCAGCTCAACGTGCTCAACCTGAAACGGATGATTGAACGAAAAAAGGCACTGGAGCCGGAAGACTTTTTGAAACGACTGGGTGTGATTGAAGAAAAACTCACAGAAGTTGCCGGCGGGATCAAGGTCCTTCAGGAGTTCTCAACAAAAGCCGGTTTTTTAAAAGTCCGGAAAACCTGGAGTGATATTATTGACGAAAGCCTGCTCTTTCTGAGCGATGAGATTATCCGGAAGAAAATCACGGTTTACAGGGACCGTCAGGCCGAAAGGGCGATACCAAAGGTTATAGTAGAGCCGAATGAAATGATGGAAGTGGTGATCAACCTTCTCCTTATTGCCATTTCTCAATTGCAGCATTATAACGGCTTTATTCGTATTGAAGTGACGTATGATGATGATTCTCACATGATAAAGACACACATTATCTCGGAAGATAATGTATCCATGCAGGCTTTTGGATCGGCAATATCCATGTTGCCGGACGGCAGTGAAGTTGTAACACCTCAGCAATTTATGTTTACCGTAGCTAAAGAAATTGTTCACAATAATTATCAGGGAATAATAAATTTGAAGCCTGAAAAAAACGGGGTTTCAATTACCATCTGTATCCCTGCCGGAGGTGAAAATGTTTGA
- a CDS encoding response regulator codes for MQKTILLVDDKKLLRDTLIDYLGNDRFRFLEAETGEIAIDIFREKSDEVDVVLLDENLPGINGIKTLRLMKRINDKVPVIALTGELTIDIRKSFIDAGAYDVQAKSAIYEKLIPSLEAALEGKEPSASGGESDIDFEKMAEALKNDGRWEESAMYLREAGMEQKALGNLEKAADYFEESITRYKRAGRTTKAKEVEKLLDEIG; via the coding sequence ATGCAAAAGACAATATTACTGGTTGATGACAAAAAACTCCTCAGGGATACCCTGATTGATTATCTGGGGAATGACCGCTTTCGTTTTCTGGAGGCGGAAACGGGGGAAATTGCCATTGACATTTTCCGTGAGAAATCAGACGAAGTGGACGTAGTACTTCTGGATGAAAACCTGCCTGGAATTAACGGTATTAAAACCCTTCGCCTTATGAAACGGATCAATGATAAAGTTCCGGTAATTGCTCTCACCGGCGAACTGACTATAGACATCCGGAAATCATTTATTGATGCCGGTGCTTATGATGTCCAGGCGAAATCCGCCATTTATGAAAAACTCATTCCGTCTCTGGAAGCGGCCCTCGAAGGGAAAGAACCCAGTGCCAGTGGCGGTGAATCGGATATTGATTTTGAAAAAATGGCGGAAGCTTTGAAAAATGACGGTCGGTGGGAAGAATCAGCCATGTATTTGAGAGAAGCCGGGATGGAACAGAAAGCCTTGGGGAATCTGGAAAAAGCCGCTGATTATTTTGAAGAATCCATCACGCGCTATAAACGAGCCGGACGGACAACAAAAGCCAAGGAAGTTGAAAAACTTTTGGATGAAATCGGCTGA
- the rpsP gene encoding 30S ribosomal protein S16, translated as MATRIRLTRMGRRNRPYFRIVVADSRSRRDGRFIEQVGTYDPLKHENRVNIKEDRIMHWLEQGAQPSDTVKNLLSKLGIMLKWHLRNCKSEDVKKVEIQKWEMAQKAKAEGKTKESKEKKEPKAAPVKEETETEAPVEKETAEETVSENVKTLTEESVAEKMTGENTEEKEEKTEAPAEEEKAEEKVAEEAASEKAEDNKSGQQADADNAEEAETETEKTES; from the coding sequence TTGGCAACTCGAATTCGTCTCACACGTATGGGTAGACGGAACCGTCCGTATTTTCGGATCGTTGTTGCAGATTCCAGAAGCCGTCGTGATGGCCGTTTTATCGAACAGGTAGGGACTTATGACCCGCTGAAACATGAAAACCGCGTCAATATCAAAGAGGACCGGATCATGCATTGGTTGGAACAGGGTGCCCAGCCTTCAGATACAGTCAAAAACCTTTTATCGAAACTCGGTATCATGCTGAAATGGCACTTGCGGAACTGCAAATCAGAAGACGTGAAGAAAGTGGAAATCCAGAAATGGGAGATGGCCCAAAAGGCCAAGGCAGAAGGGAAAACAAAAGAATCCAAGGAAAAGAAAGAACCCAAAGCCGCACCCGTAAAGGAAGAAACTGAAACAGAAGCTCCGGTTGAAAAAGAAACAGCAGAAGAAACGGTGTCCGAAAATGTCAAGACACTGACAGAGGAATCTGTTGCTGAAAAGATGACCGGGGAAAATACAGAAGAAAAAGAAGAGAAGACTGAAGCCCCTGCTGAAGAGGAAAAGGCTGAGGAGAAGGTTGCAGAAGAAGCCGCTTCTGAAAAAGCAGAGGATAATAAATCAGGACAACAGGCTGATGCAGATAATGCAGAAGAAGCTGAAACGGAAACAGAAAAAACTGAATCGTGA
- a CDS encoding response regulator: protein MFDCDLLIVDDSLAFCESIVDLLEDENWNVEYILDGADAIRRLESFECRVVLLDLKMPGMSGIEVLNELNKRSLINRNYIIVLTGEITIENAVDSLQYGARDFIQKPAVVEFPDEFIKRIKRGFEWQKERLLNEELRKERQKAIEESQLIVKSVGHDMSGSYYGSLMLRLQTLRRKINQLQEISGTRINGLVNPETGEVKAEQLIEEVAKMHELVNESDERISGIIDLMKFFKELGEKLKHLGNAISIDKTHEKKVDLTQIIKSAIQVFAESKVHENPEVTVQEDFADEPLYISASEEDLLRVFLNLVENAYKAMEGKGTLTLRTRRKGDQAIAEVEDTGCGIPEDVIDKIWRPDYTRWKSTTGTGLGLLICRKAVENSGGTISVKSKENVGTTFTLSFKNIES, encoded by the coding sequence ATGTTTGACTGTGATCTGTTGATTGTTGATGACAGCCTGGCCTTTTGTGAAAGTATTGTTGACCTGTTGGAAGACGAAAACTGGAATGTTGAATATATTTTGGACGGGGCAGACGCCATCCGGAGACTGGAAAGTTTTGAATGCAGGGTTGTACTTCTTGACCTGAAAATGCCCGGCATGAGCGGAATTGAAGTCCTCAATGAATTGAACAAACGGTCTTTGATAAACCGGAACTATATCATTGTTCTGACAGGTGAAATTACCATAGAAAATGCCGTGGATTCCCTTCAATACGGGGCCCGGGATTTTATCCAGAAACCGGCTGTTGTGGAATTCCCGGATGAGTTTATCAAGCGGATCAAACGGGGATTTGAATGGCAGAAGGAACGGTTGTTAAATGAAGAACTCCGGAAAGAACGGCAGAAAGCCATTGAAGAGTCCCAGCTGATTGTCAAAAGTGTGGGCCACGATATGTCCGGATCTTACTATGGATCGCTTATGCTTCGGCTTCAAACGCTCCGGCGGAAAATTAACCAGCTTCAGGAAATAAGCGGCACCCGGATTAACGGACTTGTCAATCCTGAAACAGGCGAAGTAAAGGCAGAACAGCTGATTGAGGAAGTGGCTAAAATGCACGAGTTGGTCAATGAGAGCGATGAGCGTATTTCAGGCATCATTGACCTGATGAAATTCTTTAAGGAACTGGGTGAAAAACTGAAACACCTTGGCAATGCCATCTCTATTGATAAAACCCATGAGAAAAAGGTGGATCTGACTCAAATTATTAAATCCGCCATTCAAGTTTTTGCCGAATCCAAGGTCCATGAGAATCCCGAAGTGACGGTTCAGGAGGATTTTGCCGATGAACCGTTGTATATTTCTGCCTCGGAAGAGGATTTGTTACGTGTCTTTCTCAATCTGGTTGAAAATGCCTACAAGGCCATGGAAGGCAAGGGGACTCTCACGCTCAGGACCCGCAGGAAAGGGGATCAGGCAATTGCCGAAGTGGAAGATACGGGTTGCGGTATTCCTGAAGATGTGATCGATAAAATCTGGCGGCCCGATTATACCCGATGGAAATCCACTACCGGCACCGGTTTGGGGCTGTTGATTTGCCGGAAAGCCGTTGAGAATTCAGGAGGAACCATTTCGGTGAAAAGTAAGGAAAATGTGGGAACAACTTTCACATTATCCTTTAAGAATATTGAATCATAG
- the ffh gene encoding signal recognition particle protein produces MMLEQLRENLDGVLKKLRGQGTITESNIQNAMREVRRTLLEADVNFTVARDFIRAVTEKALGVRVLKSITPGQQIIKIIHEELTRILGEENVPLNLGGLPPAVLMLVGLQGSGKTTLAAKLGLHLKSSGKRPLLVAADVYRPAAIDQLVKLGLDTDIPVYAEKGVNPLTICRNAMDKARQDNTNVVIVDTAGRLHIDEKMMDELRSLEHFLHPREILFVADGMIGQDAVNAAREFNEQLSVTGLVLTKMDGDTRGGAALSIKSVTGKPVKYISSGEKPGDLEPFYPDRFADRILGKGDIVSLVEKAQGAVDEKEAEKLEQKLRKNQFTLTDFQKQLKMLKKMGSLGSLVEMIPGFSRLKNVQVDENHFIRTEAILNSMTFQEREMPQVINASRRKRIARGSGTQVSDVNRLLNQFEQMKKMMKKMNKMKLPGKGFNMPRGQF; encoded by the coding sequence ATGATGCTCGAACAACTGCGTGAAAATCTGGACGGTGTTCTGAAGAAACTCCGAGGTCAGGGAACGATCACGGAATCCAATATTCAGAATGCTATGCGGGAAGTCCGCCGGACACTTTTGGAGGCGGATGTCAATTTTACCGTTGCACGTGATTTTATCCGTGCTGTTACTGAAAAAGCCCTGGGTGTCCGGGTATTGAAGAGCATCACTCCGGGACAGCAGATTATCAAGATCATTCATGAAGAACTGACCCGTATTTTAGGTGAAGAGAATGTCCCTTTGAATCTGGGAGGACTTCCCCCTGCCGTGCTGATGCTTGTGGGATTGCAGGGATCAGGGAAAACTACTCTGGCAGCCAAACTGGGGTTACACCTTAAATCCTCGGGCAAACGGCCTTTACTTGTGGCTGCTGATGTGTACAGGCCGGCGGCAATTGACCAGCTTGTGAAGCTGGGCCTTGATACGGATATTCCCGTCTATGCCGAAAAGGGGGTCAATCCCCTGACCATTTGCCGGAATGCCATGGATAAAGCCCGTCAGGACAATACCAATGTGGTGATTGTGGATACGGCGGGCCGCTTGCATATTGATGAAAAGATGATGGATGAACTGCGATCTCTCGAGCACTTCCTTCATCCCCGGGAAATCCTCTTTGTGGCAGACGGGATGATCGGCCAGGATGCGGTGAATGCCGCCCGTGAATTTAATGAACAACTCTCTGTGACAGGACTGGTCCTTACGAAAATGGATGGAGATACCAGGGGTGGTGCTGCCCTCTCTATCAAATCCGTGACAGGAAAACCGGTGAAATACATTTCTTCCGGTGAAAAACCGGGAGATCTGGAACCTTTTTATCCGGACCGCTTTGCTGACCGGATCCTGGGAAAAGGAGATATTGTTTCTCTGGTGGAAAAAGCCCAGGGAGCCGTGGATGAAAAAGAAGCGGAAAAACTGGAGCAAAAACTCCGTAAAAACCAGTTTACTCTCACCGATTTTCAGAAACAGCTGAAAATGTTGAAAAAAATGGGATCGTTGGGATCCTTGGTGGAGATGATCCCCGGTTTCAGCCGCTTAAAAAACGTCCAAGTTGATGAAAATCATTTCATTAGAACGGAAGCTATCTTAAATTCTATGACGTTCCAAGAACGGGAAATGCCGCAGGTGATCAATGCCAGTCGCCGGAAACGCATTGCCCGGGGTAGTGGAACGCAGGTATCGGATGTGAATCGTTTGTTGAATCAGTTCGAACAAATGAAGAAGATGATGAAGAAAATGAATAAGATGAAATTACCCGGAAAGGGCTTTAACATGCCCCGGGGACAGTTTTAA